The sequence GTCGGTAGGTTCGCCGGTGAGGGTCTTGTCCACGACGGCCATGCCGGAGTAGATGTGGGCGTTCGGGTCCAGCTGTACCGAATTAATCAGGGCGCCCGTCTTGAGGTCGAACGCATAAACTGTTCCGGTGTCGGTGCCCACGTAGAGAGCGTCCTTCAGGACGGCGGAGCGGCCAGGAACCTTGCCGCTCAGGGTTTTGCCGCCTTCCCAGCCGGGGGCGTCATTGCCGGTGGCGGGGTCAAGGACGAACAAAGTGCTGCCGGAGGCAACAATAGCGCGGCGGGCATCATCAGTCTGGGTTGCCGCGGTTGCGGAACCTTCGATTGCGGTGCCGAGCAGGCGGCTCTGGATAGGAACGGTGAGGGTTCCGCCGATCAAGCCGCCGTGAAGCGTGCCGAAACCAACTTGGACCCTGGTGTACTTGCCCGTGAACTTCCCGGGGTTGAACGCGGCGTAGTCCGTGGTGTTGAATGGCGGGACAGAGCTCTCGGCGCCGGCCTTCGCGTTCAGCACGCCACTCAATTGGGCGTTTGCGGCGGCGTCATAAACGGCCACGATGTTGAACGTGCCGGATTCAACGTTGGCGGTGATGCCGCCGGAATATGTGATCCGGAACACGCCATCGTACATCACTGTTGTGCCGATGACCGCGGTTGCGGTACCGTCGAGGACCACGGTGTACTTGCTGAGGTCGCGGTCCAGAAGCGGCGGGGCGCCGACGGCGAGGTATGCGGCAAGCGGACCGCTCGCATGGAACGGGTCGCCCACTTCAGCCTTGTTGACGTCCAGGTTGCCCGGGGCCTTGCTGTTGATGATCGTACCGTCGGCGATGCTGGCACTGAAGCCGAGAACGCCGCCCTGCAGGGAACCGCTTACGATGCCGGTTGCGGAGCCGAGGACAGTGGGTTTGTAGGTACCGGTGAAAACTCCCGGGTTGAAGATCGCGTAGTCTGTGTTGTCCCACGGCGTCTGGGTCGTCGCGTTGCCGTTCGTCGCGATCAACTGCGCCGTGAGCTTCGCTGCCCCTGTGAACGGCTCGTTATAACTCGCCAGGAGACTCAGGCTGCCGGTTTCGATCACCAGGCCGGACGGGAAGTCAGGGGCTGTATACGTCAGCGTGAACGTGCCGACGTAGGTCACCAGAGTTCCCGTGACGTTCGTCACGGTGGCGTTGAACCCGAGGGTATAGCTGCTGAGGTCGTTATTGTTCAGCGGCGGGCCGCCAATGGTGTAATAGGAAGCGAGCGGCGCCAATAGCGAGAACGTATCGCCAACTTCTGCGTGCGCCGTATCGGTGTTGCCGGGAGCCTTCTGGTTCTGAACGGTGGTGTCCGAGATGCTGGTCGCAAATCCGATGTTGCCCGCGTTCAGGTTGCACGCCAGAGAGCCGTGGGTGTAGTCACCAGGGGCCGGCTTATAAACGCCGTAGAACCGGCCGGGATTATACAGGGAAAAATCTGTGTTGTTCCACGGAGCAGGAAGCGGCAGCTTCGCATCCGCGAGCAGAAATCCGGTCAGAACGGCCGACCCGTCCGGCCCGTAGACCGCGCGCACGTCCAGTTCGCCCGTCACAATGGTGAGGGATACGGAACCGGTGTACTTGAGAGTGAACGTTCCTTCGTATCGGACCTGGTTGCCGGTCACTTGTGTGGCCGTACCGGTCAAATCCGCGGTGTATTTGTTGAGGTCATTGTCGTTGATCGCCGGGGCGGCGCCGGACGAGCGATAACTCGTGAACGCTGCACCGGTGACCGTGAAAGTGTCTCCGACTTCCGCCACGTTTACGTTGGTGTTGCCCGAACCCTTGACGTTAGTAACCGTAGCGTTCGCGACCGTGAAGCCGAACCCATCCGCCCAGGCGCGATTAACGCATAACCCGGTCAGAAGGAGCAAGGCAGCGGCCCATCTCATCTTCATCGTCTGACTTCCTTTCGAGTGGCTGGTAAGCACCGGGCGCGCCGTCTTGCGCGCCCGCAATCTGAAAGAACACGTGGACCGCTTCAACCGACATCACGACGGAAGGCAGCCCAACTTGCCGACTATTCCTGCATCGGGAGTTGCGCGCCGCAAACTCAGGGCACGCACTCGCGCAGCGACCTTATATGCGGAAATCAGAGGGTTGGCGAACGAAAGGGACCCGTCGCATTTTGACCGGCCCGGGATGTCACGACGACGCGCTTCTTTGCACGCCGAGTGAACACGCAACCTGGAAGGCTGAGTATGATGTCTGTTCGCTCCGTCCCCGGCCGCGAAAGATCGCCGCCGATCCCGCCCGCTATCTTCAGCGTGACTCCTGCTGCAAAGGTTCCATGTCACGCCGAATGCCATGAGCACACCAGTAATGGTAACGTCTAGCGCCCTGAATGTTCTAATGAAAGCAAAATTTCAGGGAACTATTTGCGCTCACGTCCACGCGTCGGTTGCGCCCGGCGCCGTATCCAACAGTTTGACGCGCCGACACCCCGTGTGGTTCTTCCCTTTTCGCACAAACCCGCCGCAAAATACGGTATGCCCTTCAACACACCCACCTGCCGCCTGATCGACGCCTCCGAGCACGACGCCTGGAACGCCTTCGTCGCCGCCGATCACTCCGGCGACCTTCTCCAGTCAACCGCCTGGGGCGAACTCAAAGCCGCCAGCAGTTGGGAGCCCTCGGTCATCGCCGCGTTTCGCGAATCCCGCATCGTCGGTGGCATGATGCTGCTCCGCCGCGCCCTTCCGTTGGGCAAAGCGCTGTTCTATGCGCCCCGCGGGCCGGTGTTGGATTGGAACGATGCCGCCGTGGTGAACGCCGTCGTGTCGACCGCGCGCGAATATGCGATATCGCGCGGCGGCATCGTCGTGAAGGTGGACCCGCCGTTCGAGGACGAATCGGCGGCCGCGACGCTGATCTCCACGGGCTTCAAGCCGGTTGGTGGTTGCGGCGGGTTTGGAGGCACACAACCACGCTGCGTCATGCAGTTGGACCTCCAGCGACCGCTTGACGACATTATCGCTTCCTTCCACCAGAAATGGCGCTACAACATCCGCCTCGCGGCAAAGAAGGGTGTTACGATCCGGATGTCGCAGGATCGCGCCGACCTTCCCACGTTCTACGCCGTCCTCCGCGAAACGGCCAGGCGCGATGGTTTCCTGGTTCGCTCCCAGGCTTATTTCGAGTCGATGTGGGATGCGCTGGTCCCGCGCGGCTGGATGCGCCTGTTCCTGGGCGAGGCCGAAGGCGATACCGTCTGCGGCGCACTGACCTACCTCTTCGGCGACAAGGCCTGGTACACCTACGGCGCCAGCTCGAACCTGCACCGCGAGAAAATGCCCAACTACCTTATGCAGTGGGAGATGATCCGCTGGGCACACGAACAAGGCTGCCGGTGGTATGATTTCCGCGGCGTCTCGTGCACGCCGGACGATCCGGATGACAAGACGGCCGGCTTGAACCGCTTCAAGAGCGGTTTCAACCCGCGTTTCGTCCGGTATATCGGCGAGTTTGACCTCCCGCTCTCCGGACCGGCTTACTGGGCTTTCACGAAGGCTCTGCCAAAGGCGCGGGCCATGATGAAACGCACCCGCGGCCGCGAATCCGCGGAGGCCCCGGAATGAGCGCCCTGCCTACCGCGTGGGTCGAGGTCGATACCGACGCGATCCGGCACAACTACCGCGAGATCAAGCGATTCGTGGGGCCGGACGTGGACGTCATGGCGGTCATCAAGACCAATGGCTGCGGTCACGGTCTGGAACTCGTCGCCGAAGCCCTCAGGAACGAGGCCGGCTGGTTCGGCGTGAGCACCGTGGAGGAAGGAATTCGGGCACGCTCCGTCGCTCCGAACAGTCGAATCCTGGTCTTTCACCCGTGCGGCCCGTGGAACGCAGCGGCCTTGGTTGAGCACGACCTCATCGCCACAGTGGACTGCGAGACCGGCGCGTCTGCACTTGCCGAGGCCGGCCGCCGGGCCGGCAGACTACCTATGGCGCACCTCAAGATTGACACGGGGATGAGCAGGTTCGGGGTCCGGGCCGGCGATTTCGAGACGATGCTTCGCGTGATCGCGGTTCCTGGAATCGCCTGGGACGGCGTCTATACGCATCTCTCCATCGCGGCCGCGCGAGGCAACGGGGCGCGCCTGCACCTGACGGCGTTCGATGCGGCTCTGGCACGCCTTCAGGAAGCGGGCTTTCAACCTCCGGTTGTCCACGCCCTCAACAGCGCGGGCACCCTGCGGTTCGCCGAACACCGATACAGGCTTGTCCGTTGCGGCACCCTTATCTATGGGCAGTATCAGCCCAACGTTCCCCATTCTCTGAACCTGAAGCCCACCTGGACTCTGAAGGCCAGAATCGTTTCCCTGCGTGAATTGCCGGCCGGTACGGGCGTCGGTTACGGCGCCGAGGGCATCACCAGGCGTCCCAGCCGCATCGCCACGCTGCCCATCGGATTCGCTGACGGCCCCACCCTGCTCCCGAGAAGTGCATTCGAGCGCGAAAGAGGCGTCCGCGCCTTGGTGAAGAAAGCCCTGGGGCGGGACCGGATGATGGTGCAGACCGAGCACGGCGCGGCCCCCGTAATAGGCCGGGTAGCTTCTCAATCCATGATGCTGGACGTCACCGATCTTCCCGTTGTCAAACTCGGCGACGTCGTTGAAGTACCGTCTCGGCGCCTCGTGGTCGGCGAGCACATCCCACGCGTCCCGATCACCGGAGGAACGGGCTGACTGCCGCGGCCTACCCACCCAGTTCGGCCATCAGGCGCTCCTCGGCGTCTTCGTTGGAAAGGTTGTGTTTCGCCCGCAGGACGGAAACGCCCACCACGGGCGGGTATGCCTGGTCAGCCAGCATTCGCGGATGGATGTATTCCATCACTTCATGAAGCAGACGGCATGCCGGCTCGTAGTCCAATCCGGCGAGGCGCTTGATATACCGCGTGGATCGGTCGATGAGTTTCAGGTTGCTGGGGACGACCCAGACCATCGTGTTGCCCATCACGCGCCCCAACCGCACCATCGTGCACGTGCTCAGAGCGTTCAGCATCATCTTGATGCCCGCCCGCGTGACGCCGTCTAGCAGGAGATCGGTCTCAGGCACGGCCAGCGCAACCGCCGCCGTAAGGTCCGGAACCGATTTCAGCGCGTCTGAAACGACGCTCGCCGGTCCTGCCGCGATGAGGCCGATGGAAGCGCCGGTTTGTTTGGCCGTATGGATCTGCGTCCGGAGGAAGCTGCCGGCATCCTTCAGGCCGGACAGTTCACCGGGGGCGGCGATCGCGATGGCGCTGTCACCTGCGTCGAGCTTGCGGTACTGCAGCCCGTCCAGGCCCACTTTGAACTTCATCAGGTCGTCAAACCCGATTTTATGCACGATGTCGATCGTGCGGTCGGCCATTTCGCCTTCCACCATCGATTTGACCTGTTCGTCCGACCAGCCGATGCAGGCCGGGGTGCGTTTCAGGATGTGTTCCCATGCGCGCGGCGTATCCTCGTAGGGCATGAACAAAAATGCCCACGATTCGGATGCCAATGTGTCATCGAAGCGGCGGAACGGCGGGGTGCAGTACGTTGGCGAACGTTCCGTCGTGTCGGTGAGCACATCGATTCCGAATCCGTCGGCGAAGTAGTTGTTCTTGTGGCCGGACCGGTAGACGTCCTCCTCCATCGTCACGAGTTTGGCGAGGCTGTCGCACAGGCCGTCCGAGCACAGCGTCGCGTGCATCTCCCTCAGTTTCGCCAGGAACACCGACGGGACACCGGCCGAATCCAGCGCGCAGGGGCCGCCCGGCTCGATTTCGGACATGAGGTCCCTAACAACCATCTCCAGGACCGTGCAGAGCACTGCGAGTTGTATGGTGGTCGCCTGCATCCGCGTGGAGCCGGTGATGGCCATCGGGCCGGTGGTGAGGTTGATCTTCTCGATGCGCGGTTCCTGAATCACCTCTCGGCTGCGCTGAACGTGTTCGCAAAGGATATCATCCGGGTTGTTGTACACGAAGTAGACCTTCGCGCCACGATCCAGGGCCTCCCACGCGGTCCCGATGACGAACGATGTCTCGCCGCCTTCCGTGATGGCGAACACGACGTCCCTTTCGGACACGTCGAGGTCCGCTAATTGCTGCCGTCCGAACTGGGTGAAGTCTTCAAATCCCTCCACGGATTTGATGAGCGCGAAATCGCCGCCTGCCATCGCCGAAAAGGCACGATCCTCCCACTGGGAAGCCACCGCAACCCCGCGCGCCGCCTGTTTCTGCCAGAAATCGCGCCAGATGGAGTTCAACTGGATGCTCAACCTGCCGGTAGAGCCGCACCCGGTGAAGACGACCTTTCCACCCGCTTTGAGGGCATCGCGCAGTGTGGCCGCAATGCCGTCGAACCGGTCGGAATCCACGAGCGCTTTGTACGTTGCGACGACGTCTGCGTCCACGTCGAAGAGCAGGCGCAGAGCCGCGGGGACGCTGGTGGAGGCCGTGTCGCTCAGATGAAGCGTGATGGGGTGAACGGACTCGGTGACGAGGTCGCCCAGTTTGAACTGCGGGGCGACCTTTAGAAAGTCAGCGGCGCGCTGATCTGAAATATGAGACATGGGTACTCTTTTCTGGAAAACAGGCTGCCTGGCTCGGAGCAGCGAAAGGATGGCTAGTCGTCGTATAAAAAGACGGAGCGGCGGGCACTGTCGTACTCAGCGAGTTCGGGCTGCCATTCCGCGATGATCTCGTCCGGCGCCCTGCCGGCGTCCACATCTTCGCGAAGGCCGGGCCCTCCACCCAGCAGATCGACAAACGGCGGGCGGCCTTCCGTGAATGGAGGCAGCCACTGGAAATCAGCACGGTACTGTGACTTAAGGGTGCTCAGAAGCTTGACCCCGGTAGCTACGGGCTTGAAGGCCTCGCGGTCCACAACGTGCAGCTGGCAGCCGTGACACGGCACTCCCTTGTGCTTGCTGCTGTCGGGGATGAAGTGGAGGGCGCGCCATCGCACGCCGGGAATATTCTGCCCGTTCAGTGCGTCCGCGAGCGCATCGGCGTCAATGTACGGCGCTCCCACGACCTCGAACGGCTTCGTCATCCCGCGCCCTTCGCTCAGCGTCGTACCCTCGATGAAGCACATGCCGGGATAGGCGCGTACGGTGTCCAGGGTGGGGATATTTGGGGACGGCATCACCCACTGCAGGCCGGTTTCTTCCCAGTGCATGCTCCGCTTCCAGCCCTGCATCTTTATGACCGTGAGGTCGCAACTCACACCCAGTGCGTCGCGGTAATAGCGGGCGAGCTCTCCCGTGGTCAGGCCGTGCCGGTTGGCCAGCGGGTGCATCCCGACGAAGGAGGTACAGCCAGGCTTTACGATGTTGCCTTCCACCTCGATCCCGCCGAGTGGATTCGGCCTGTCCAGAACGACGATAGGGATCCCGTTCTCGCCGGCCGCTTCCATGCAGTACGACATCGTATAGAGGAACGTGTAATATCGCGCCCCAACGTCCTGCAGGTCGAAGATCAGGGCATCGACACCCTCGAGCATCTCTGGAGACGGTTTGCGCGTCGGCCCGTAGAGGCTGAAAACAGGAAGGCCGGTGCGGGGGTCGGCGCCGCTGTTCACATGGGCGCCGGCCGCGGCGTCACCGCGGACCCCGTGCTCAGGGCCATACAGGGCGACGATGTTCAGTCCCGCCTGTCGCAACGCATCCACTCCGGATTGGAGCGAGCCGGTAACGGCACTGTGGTTGGTGATGAGGCCAATCCTGCCCGAAGGCGCTTCGCCGGGGTGGTTTAGGAGATAATCCAGTCCGGTGGTCACCATGGTATTCGTGATTCCTTGTTCATGCAGGCAGACTGCGATGGCTCACGTGTAGGTTACCACGCGGAGACACGGTTGTCAAAAGGACGAGGCGCAAACGACCGGCCCAAGGCGCAGGGTACCGGCATTTGCTCAAACGGTTTCCCTGCCGCCCTTCAATCCGGTAGACTATTAGGAGCAAGGCCGTCGCCCCAGGCGTGGAACCCGCGTGAGGGTGCGCTGTTGTGTCCGGAGCGGTCGGCGGGAAAGACCGCCTGATGATAGAACTACTCAACGTATGCGTCCGGTATCCGAACGGCGTCGATGCGCTTCGCGGTATTACCGTAAGCGTGGATCCGGGCGAATTCGTTTTCCTGGTTGGTCCAACCGGCTCCGGTAAATCGACCTTCCTCAAGCTCCTTTACCGCGAGGAACGGGCGCTGTCCGGCACGGTGTATGTGGCCGGTGAAAACGTGGAAACCCTGCACAGGCGGGAGATTCCCCGTTTCCGCCGCCATATCGGCGTGGTGTTCCAGGATTTTCGGCTCCTCCCGTACAAGACCGCCTGGGAAAACGTTGCGTTCGCCCTTCAGGTGACGGGCGCGCGGTCGCGGGATATCAAGGAGCGCGTACCGGCGATCCTGAATATGGTCGGCCTCAGCGCGAAATCGAAATGCCTGCCGGAGCAGCTTTCGGGCGGCGAACAGCAGCGCGTCTGCATCGCCCGTGCCCTCGTGAACGCCCCGCCGCTCCTGCTGGCCGATGAACCCACAGGCAACCTCGACCCGGCAACCTCTCTCGAGATATTCAACCTGCTCGATGCCATTCACCGCGCCGGAACCACCGTGGTGATCGCCACCCACGACGCGCAGATGGTGGACCGCCTGCAAAAACGCGTCCTGGTCTTCGAGGACGGCCTCGTGACCAGAGACGATCGAACCGGCGGCTATGAGGCGCTGGACAGCACACTGGCAAACGGCGGCGCCGTGCAGGCCGGGCGCATCGAGGCGGCCGGTGGAGCACTGGCTCCCGGAGGCGCGATCGAATGAGACTGAACAGCCTCGGTTTTCTGTTGAGCGAAGCGTTCGCCGGGCTGGTTCGCCACCGCCTGATGACGTTGGCCGCGATCAGCACCTCCGCCATCTCATTCACCGTAATGGGCTCATTCCTCGCTCTGCTATTTGCGCTGAACGCGATGTCGTCCTCGATGCTTTCCGATCTCGGCGTGGCGGTATACATGAAGCCGAATACTGATCGGACCGACACCCTCAACACGCGCGAAGCCATCAGCGAGATGCCCGGCGTGGCTTCCGTGATCATCGTCACAAAGGAAGACGCATGGTCGCGCATCAAACGGGACCTTGGCTCGAACGTGCCTCTCGAAGGCGTGAAGGACAATCCCCTTACCGACGAACTGCACGTTCGCCTCGTAGACGTAGACCACGTCGCCGCGGTCTCGCAGGCGGCGGCCAGGTTGAATGGCGTCGACCAGTCCAAGATCATGTCGGATGTGGTCCGTAACGTGCAGGCGACGGTCAAACTGCTGAAGCAATTGGGCATCGCCGCGGCATGTCTTCTGATGATCGCCACTCTGGCCGTGATCGCCAACGTGATCCGCCTTACAGTGTTCGCTCGCCGCCGTGAAATCCACATCATGCAGATGGTCGGCGCAACCAACGGGTTCATCCGACTGCCGTTCCTGTTGGAAGGCATCATCTACGGCGTGGGGGGAGCAGCGGTGGCCGGAGCTATTGTCTTCCACGGCGGACAGAGCGTTCTCCGCCTGATCCACAGCACGCTGCCGTTCCTTCCGATAAACGATTCCGTGGTCCCGGCGAACGCGCTGGCGATTGCGCTGATTTCCAGCGGTGCCCTTGTCGGTCTCCTCGGCAGCGCGGCGAGCGTGCGCAAATTCCTGCTCTCCTAGCCCTATGAAGCGCCTTCTCCTACTGCTCTTATGCATGGTGCTGACGATCGGGACGGTCGGGTTCGCAAAGCCGGGGCGCAACGACGCTCGCAAAGCGAAGCGGCGGGCCCTGGCGGCGAGATTGCATTCCATCAAGGCAAAGAAGATCGCCGTGAAACAACAGCTGCACGCAGCGCAGGTCCGCAAGCGCACCTGGGTAGAGCAGTTGATGGACACCCAGCAGCAGTTGGGTGAAACTAAGGATCGCATCGACACCGCGTCGTCGCGGCTGAGGGCAACCGGACGGGATCTGCGCCGGTCCAAACGCAGCCTCGACCGCGTGCGGGCGCGCCTCAAGGAGCGCAACAGACTCCTCACGCAGCGCCTCATTGCCACCCAGCGCTACGGCACCGTGAGTTACGCCGCCGTGTTCTTCCACTCCACGGACTACTGGGACTTCCTTTCGCGCCGGCGCCTGATGACCAAACTCGTCCAGTATGATGTCCGCCTGGTAAGGGGGATCCGGGAGGACGAGACTGCCGTGCTGCAGATCCGCACCCATCTGCTGGCCAAGCAGGCGGAGCAAAAGGAACTGGTAGCCTACCTCGACCAGCAGCGCGTCCTTCGCGAAGGGTTACGCGAGGCACAGGCAGACCAGGTTCACGAGGCCTCGAAGGATGTTGCCCGTTACGAACAGATGCTGGAAGAACTGGACAGGAACAGCAGCGAAATCGCATCGTTCCTCCAGCGCCTCCAGGCGACTCCCGCGGGGCGCGCGCGCATGGCTATACCGTACCGCGGCGGGCTCATGATGCCGGTCCGTGGGCGCATCACCTCCGGTTTCGGCATGCGGTATCACCCTATCCTTCACCGCTACAAACTGCATACCGGCGTCGATTTCGGCGTGGGAATCGGAACGCCCATCCACGCGGCCGGCAACGGCGTAGTGGTACACGCCGGCTGGTGGGGCGCCTACGGCAACGCGGTCATCATCGATCACGGCGGCGGCGTAACGACGCTTTATGGGCACATGAGCGCCGTGAAATGCCATACCGGCGAGGTGGTGCTTCGCGGCCGCGTCATCGGCCTCGTGGGCAGCACCGGCTGGAGCACCGGCCCGCACTGTCACTTCGAAGTCCGCCGCAACGGCGTGCCTGTGAACCCGTTGGGAGGCTGAACGGGCGGTCGCGAACTGACAATTGAAAGAGGGAAACGCGATGTCTGAATCAATGCATAACACCATCATCGGTGAAGCGCTGCCGAATATCCCGTGGGAGGACCGGCCGGTCGGTTCGAACGAGGTCTGTTGGCGGTACAGCCGCAACCCCGTTATTCCACGCAATCTGCTGGCGGACAGCAACAGCATCTTCAACAGCGCAGTGGTTCCGTACAACGGCGAGTTCGCCGGCGTGTTCCGCTGCGACAACACTGCCCGCGAGATGCGCATCCACGCGGGCCGCAGTCACGACGGCATCAACTGGGACATCGAGCCGGACCCCATCCCGTTCCAGTCCTCAGACCCCGAAATCGGCGTTGTGGAATATGCCTACGACCCGCGGGTATGCTGGATCGAGGACAGGTACTGGGTCACCTGGTGCAACGGATACCACGGCCCCACCATCGGGGTCGCGTGGACCAACGACTTCCATACGTTCCACAAAGTGGAGAACGCCCTGCTGCCCTTCAACCGCAACGGCGTGCTTTTCCCCCGACGCATTAACGGGAAGTACGTGATGCTGAGCCGGCCCAGCGACAACGGGCACACCCCTTTCGGCGACATCTTCCTCAGCCAAAGCCCCGACATGGAGCACTGGGGCGGGCACCGTTTCGTGATGGCAACGACCGGAAAATACCCCTGGCAGAGTACCAAGATCGGCGCCGGCCCCATCCCCATCGAAACGACCGAAGGCTGGCTGATGATCTACCACGGCGTGCTCACGTCGTGCAACGGCTTCGTGTATTCGTTCGGCGCGGCGCTGTTGGACCTGGATGAGCCATGGAAGGTGATACACCGCACCGCGCCATACATCTTTTCGCCGCAAGCGCCGTACGAGCTTGCAGGCGACGTCCCCAACGTCACGTTCCCCTGCGCCGCGCTGACCGACGCGCCGACGGGACGCATCGCCATCTACTACGGCGCCGCGGACACCGTCACCGGCCTCGCCTTCTGCCAGGTGGACGAACTGATAGGGTTCATCCGGGCGAACCGCATGGGCTGAGAACCTAACCCCCGACCCCGTTCCCCTATTCGCTCGCTGCGCTCGCAGGGAAGGGGGAGGAAATCTGCTTTCGGCGCCCTTTCCCAACGCGCGCGGCGCGGAAATGGGGAAGGGGCTGGGGGTTAGGTCTGGGCCGCGCACATAATGACCTATGCGCACGCCTGTTCCACCCGAGCCGCAACCCCTGTACGCCGCCGTCGTTGTGGAGACCGAGACCTCCCGCATCCCGCAGCCGTTCACCTATCGCGTCCCGCCTGCGCTCGCCGGCGAGGTCGAGATCGGCGCGTCGGTGCTCGTGCCATTCGCCGGGCGGGACTTACTGGGTTACATTATCGGCCTGTCCAACGCCGCGCCGGAAGGCCTGGCTGTCGTAAAGGACGTCATCGAGCGGGTCCGCATAGAGCCGCTATTCGATGCCGGCCTTATAGACGTCACGGACTGGATTTCCAAGTACTACCACTGCTCGGTCCGCGACGCCTTGCGCCCGTTGATCCCGCGGTTCATGACCAGCAGCCTCAAGACCATCGTCTCCGTCTCTCCACCGGTTCGAGAGATTCTCGCGTACTCCAAGGTGCTGAACCTCGGCCAGGAGGTCCAGTTGTTCTTCGAGCAGCAGGGCGAGACGGTGACGAACGTCCTGCAGGGCCTGCCGATGAAAGTGACGCCGAAGCAGAAGCAGGTTATGGAACTGCTGACCGCCAACCTGGACGGCGTGGAGATGGAGGACCTGAAGGAGCGCCTGAAATCGCAGCGCCTTAGCGACACGTTGAAGAAACTGAAGGATCGCGGCCTGGTGAACGTGGTGAAGAGCGTAGTGGCGCCGCAGGCCCAGCCCAAACGCCGCAAGGCCTATCGCTTCGTCCGGATGCCGGACGAAGAGGAAGCAAAATCCCTCAATATCACGGCCAAGCAGGCAAGGGTCCTCGCCGAACTGGAGAGGTTGCGCAAGCTGGACTTCGGGCGCGCAAAGCCCGTGTTGCAGCGCGAAATCCGTTGGCGGCTGGGTGTGAGCATGGTCCCGATGGATGCGTTGGTGGAGAAGGGCCTGCTGGAGGTCGTCTATGTGGAGGTCCGCCGCGACCCCTGGCCGTCATCCGGAAAAGCTTCGGCGCCTCGGCAGCTCACCCCGGACCAGGAGAACTCGTACCAGGCCATTTGTTCCAGCGTCGACCGCCGTCGAGGCGAGCGATTCCTCCTGCACGGCGTCACCGCGAGCGGTAAGACGGAGGTCTATCTCCAGAGTATCCAGACCGCACTGGACGCGCATCAGCAGGCCATCGTTCTGGTGCCGGAGATCTCGCTCACGGCGCAAGTGATGGACATCTTCCAGGCGCGTTTCGGCGACCGGGTTGCCGTGCTTCACAGCGCGCTGAGCATCGGTGAGCGATACGACGAGTGGCGCCGCATCCGCAGCGGCGAGGCGAGCGTCATCGTGGGCGCGCGCTCGGGCGTGTTCGCGCCCGTGCCGAACCCCGGCCTCATCATCCTCGATGAGGAGCACGAGGGCAGCTACAAGCAG is a genomic window of Armatimonadota bacterium containing:
- a CDS encoding glycoside hydrolase family 130 protein gives rise to the protein MSESMHNTIIGEALPNIPWEDRPVGSNEVCWRYSRNPVIPRNLLADSNSIFNSAVVPYNGEFAGVFRCDNTAREMRIHAGRSHDGINWDIEPDPIPFQSSDPEIGVVEYAYDPRVCWIEDRYWVTWCNGYHGPTIGVAWTNDFHTFHKVENALLPFNRNGVLFPRRINGKYVMLSRPSDNGHTPFGDIFLSQSPDMEHWGGHRFVMATTGKYPWQSTKIGAGPIPIETTEGWLMIYHGVLTSCNGFVYSFGAALLDLDEPWKVIHRTAPYIFSPQAPYELAGDVPNVTFPCAALTDAPTGRIAIYYGAADTVTGLAFCQVDELIGFIRANRMG
- a CDS encoding peptidoglycan bridge formation glycyltransferase FemA/FemB family protein, encoding MPFNTPTCRLIDASEHDAWNAFVAADHSGDLLQSTAWGELKAASSWEPSVIAAFRESRIVGGMMLLRRALPLGKALFYAPRGPVLDWNDAAVVNAVVSTAREYAISRGGIVVKVDPPFEDESAAATLISTGFKPVGGCGGFGGTQPRCVMQLDLQRPLDDIIASFHQKWRYNIRLAAKKGVTIRMSQDRADLPTFYAVLRETARRDGFLVRSQAYFESMWDALVPRGWMRLFLGEAEGDTVCGALTYLFGDKAWYTYGASSNLHREKMPNYLMQWEMIRWAHEQGCRWYDFRGVSCTPDDPDDKTAGLNRFKSGFNPRFVRYIGEFDLPLSGPAYWAFTKALPKARAMMKRTRGRESAEAPE
- a CDS encoding DUF1343 domain-containing protein, whose product is MVTTGLDYLLNHPGEAPSGRIGLITNHSAVTGSLQSGVDALRQAGLNIVALYGPEHGVRGDAAAGAHVNSGADPRTGLPVFSLYGPTRKPSPEMLEGVDALIFDLQDVGARYYTFLYTMSYCMEAAGENGIPIVVLDRPNPLGGIEVEGNIVKPGCTSFVGMHPLANRHGLTTGELARYYRDALGVSCDLTVIKMQGWKRSMHWEETGLQWVMPSPNIPTLDTVRAYPGMCFIEGTTLSEGRGMTKPFEVVGAPYIDADALADALNGQNIPGVRWRALHFIPDSSKHKGVPCHGCQLHVVDREAFKPVATGVKLLSTLKSQYRADFQWLPPFTEGRPPFVDLLGGGPGLREDVDAGRAPDEIIAEWQPELAEYDSARRSVFLYDD
- the alr gene encoding alanine racemase, whose translation is MSALPTAWVEVDTDAIRHNYREIKRFVGPDVDVMAVIKTNGCGHGLELVAEALRNEAGWFGVSTVEEGIRARSVAPNSRILVFHPCGPWNAAALVEHDLIATVDCETGASALAEAGRRAGRLPMAHLKIDTGMSRFGVRAGDFETMLRVIAVPGIAWDGVYTHLSIAAARGNGARLHLTAFDAALARLQEAGFQPPVVHALNSAGTLRFAEHRYRLVRCGTLIYGQYQPNVPHSLNLKPTWTLKARIVSLRELPAGTGVGYGAEGITRRPSRIATLPIGFADGPTLLPRSAFERERGVRALVKKALGRDRMMVQTEHGAAPVIGRVASQSMMLDVTDLPVVKLGDVVEVPSRRLVVGEHIPRVPITGGTG
- the ftsX gene encoding permease-like cell division protein FtsX, with protein sequence MRLNSLGFLLSEAFAGLVRHRLMTLAAISTSAISFTVMGSFLALLFALNAMSSSMLSDLGVAVYMKPNTDRTDTLNTREAISEMPGVASVIIVTKEDAWSRIKRDLGSNVPLEGVKDNPLTDELHVRLVDVDHVAAVSQAAARLNGVDQSKIMSDVVRNVQATVKLLKQLGIAAACLLMIATLAVIANVIRLTVFARRREIHIMQMVGATNGFIRLPFLLEGIIYGVGGAAVAGAIVFHGGQSVLRLIHSTLPFLPINDSVVPANALAIALISSGALVGLLGSAASVRKFLLS
- a CDS encoding peptidoglycan DD-metalloendopeptidase family protein, with the translated sequence MKRLLLLLLCMVLTIGTVGFAKPGRNDARKAKRRALAARLHSIKAKKIAVKQQLHAAQVRKRTWVEQLMDTQQQLGETKDRIDTASSRLRATGRDLRRSKRSLDRVRARLKERNRLLTQRLIATQRYGTVSYAAVFFHSTDYWDFLSRRRLMTKLVQYDVRLVRGIREDETAVLQIRTHLLAKQAEQKELVAYLDQQRVLREGLREAQADQVHEASKDVARYEQMLEELDRNSSEIASFLQRLQATPAGRARMAIPYRGGLMMPVRGRITSGFGMRYHPILHRYKLHTGVDFGVGIGTPIHAAGNGVVVHAGWWGAYGNAVIIDHGGGVTTLYGHMSAVKCHTGEVVLRGRVIGLVGSTGWSTGPHCHFEVRRNGVPVNPLGG